Proteins from one Blastocatellia bacterium genomic window:
- a CDS encoding TIGR00282 family metallophosphoesterase encodes MRVLVIGDIVGRPGRHIVREKLPELRRQLEIEFVVANVENAAGGFGVTPEVAQELLAAGIDVMTSGNHIFDKKEVFQIIETEPRLLRPANYAPGVPGRGVWSGRSARGHPITVINLQGRVFMSPSDCPFRTVDALLAEIREPRIIIVDMHAEATSEKIAMGWYLDGRVSVVFGSHTHVPTADERILPRGTAYITDLGMTGPYDGVIGIKREQILERFLHGMPQRFEVASGDVRLCGALIEIDETSYRATHIARVMVTDGSTLSEAAR; translated from the coding sequence ATGCGCGTGCTCGTGATCGGGGACATCGTCGGGCGCCCGGGACGTCACATCGTTCGGGAGAAGCTTCCGGAGTTGAGGCGGCAACTGGAGATCGAATTCGTTGTCGCCAATGTGGAGAATGCCGCCGGTGGCTTCGGCGTCACGCCCGAGGTGGCGCAGGAGCTATTGGCCGCGGGCATTGACGTGATGACGTCGGGCAACCATATCTTCGACAAGAAGGAGGTCTTTCAGATCATCGAGACTGAGCCTCGGCTCTTGCGTCCGGCCAATTACGCGCCGGGCGTGCCCGGGCGTGGCGTTTGGTCCGGTCGCTCTGCGCGCGGGCATCCGATCACGGTGATCAATCTGCAAGGGCGCGTCTTCATGTCCCCGAGCGATTGTCCGTTTCGGACCGTTGACGCTCTCTTGGCCGAGATTCGCGAGCCACGGATCATCATCGTGGACATGCATGCCGAAGCGACGTCGGAGAAGATCGCCATGGGGTGGTACTTAGATGGGCGGGTGAGCGTCGTCTTTGGTTCGCACACGCATGTGCCGACGGCTGACGAAAGGATCTTGCCCAGGGGCACGGCGTATATCACCGATCTCGGCATGACGGGACCGTATGATGGAGTCATTGGCATCAAACGGGAGCAGATTCTAGAACGGTTCCTGCATGGTATGCCGCAGCGGTTCGAGGTCGCTTCCGGCGACGTGCGCCTCTGCGGCGCCCTCATCGAGATCGACGAGACGAGCTATCGCGCCACGCACATCGCGCGCGTGATGGTGACGGACGGGAGCACGCTGTCGGAGGCAGCGCGGTGA
- the polX gene encoding DNA polymerase/3'-5' exonuclease PolX, whose protein sequence is MTNRDVAEILRHIAFLLDMEGVEFKPRAYEKAAYAVEALEEPIAELYARGGIKALEEIPGVGKSIAQKIEELLVTGRMAYYEELRRKYPIDLVSLMGIEGVGPKTIRALYEALGITNLDELEQAARQGRIRQLPRFGEKTEAAILRGIEFLRRRGGRFLLGEILPLMEDVCARLAALPEVERVEIAGSLRRRKETVGDADLLVISRRPERVMEAFVSLPEVEHVHEKGETRSRVKFRNGLDVDLRVVPRESFGAALQYFTGSKEHNIALRRIAERMGLKLNEYGLFRGERRIAGRTEEEIYEALGLRYIPPELREDRGEIEAAREGRLPRLIEYGDLRGDLQVQTNWTDGANSIEEMALEARRLGLEYIAITDHTRSLAMTRGSDEAKLLEQIAEIRRLNRKLRGIRVLTGAEVNIRKDGTLDIRDDVLAQLDVVGIAVHSHFNLSRQEMTERIVRAMRNPHADILFHPTGRILLKREPYDVDMDEIIRVARETGTILEIDAYPERLDLKDEHIRKAVEAGVKLVIDSDAHHVGHFRVLAYGIAQARRGWAQREDILNTLPCEEFLAHLKDGRQRRRRL, encoded by the coding sequence ATGACCAATCGTGACGTCGCGGAGATCCTGCGACACATCGCTTTCCTCCTCGACATGGAGGGCGTGGAATTCAAGCCGCGCGCGTATGAGAAGGCCGCCTATGCCGTGGAAGCGCTGGAGGAACCGATCGCGGAGCTGTACGCGCGGGGGGGGATAAAGGCCCTAGAGGAGATCCCTGGGGTCGGCAAAAGCATCGCGCAGAAGATCGAGGAGCTGCTCGTGACGGGGCGGATGGCGTATTATGAGGAACTGCGGCGGAAATATCCGATTGACCTCGTCTCGCTCATGGGGATCGAAGGCGTGGGGCCGAAGACGATCCGCGCTCTCTACGAGGCCTTGGGGATCACCAATCTCGACGAGTTGGAGCAAGCAGCACGACAGGGACGCATCCGACAACTCCCGCGCTTTGGCGAGAAGACGGAAGCGGCCATCTTACGGGGCATCGAGTTCCTGCGCCGACGCGGAGGCCGGTTCCTCCTCGGCGAGATCCTGCCGCTCATGGAAGACGTGTGCGCGCGGCTGGCCGCCTTGCCGGAGGTCGAACGCGTGGAGATCGCGGGGTCCTTGCGGCGTCGGAAGGAGACCGTTGGTGATGCCGATCTCTTGGTTATCTCGCGGCGTCCCGAACGGGTGATGGAGGCCTTCGTCTCTCTGCCCGAGGTGGAGCATGTCCACGAGAAAGGGGAGACGCGCAGCCGAGTGAAATTTCGGAACGGGCTGGACGTGGACCTCCGGGTCGTCCCTCGGGAGAGTTTCGGCGCGGCGCTCCAATATTTCACCGGGAGCAAGGAGCACAACATCGCGTTGCGACGGATCGCCGAGCGAATGGGGCTGAAGCTGAACGAATATGGGCTGTTTCGCGGGGAACGTCGCATCGCCGGGCGAACCGAGGAAGAGATCTACGAAGCGCTGGGGCTGCGTTACATCCCGCCGGAGCTGCGCGAAGATCGAGGCGAGATCGAGGCGGCGCGTGAGGGACGATTGCCGCGCTTGATCGAATACGGGGATCTGCGCGGCGATTTGCAGGTACAAACCAACTGGACCGATGGCGCGAATTCGATCGAGGAGATGGCGCTCGAAGCCCGACGGCTCGGCCTCGAGTACATCGCCATCACCGATCATACGCGCAGCTTGGCCATGACGCGCGGTTCGGACGAAGCCAAACTCCTCGAGCAGATCGCGGAGATTCGCCGCTTGAACCGCAAGCTCAGGGGGATTCGAGTCCTCACTGGCGCCGAGGTCAACATCCGCAAGGATGGGACGCTCGACATCCGCGACGATGTGCTCGCGCAATTGGACGTCGTTGGCATCGCCGTGCATTCGCATTTCAATCTGTCGCGCCAGGAGATGACGGAGCGCATCGTGCGCGCCATGCGAAATCCGCATGCGGATATTCTCTTTCATCCGACCGGGCGCATCCTGCTCAAGCGCGAGCCGTACGATGTGGACATGGACGAGATCATCCGGGTGGCCCGGGAGACGGGGACGATCTTGGAGATTGATGCCTATCCCGAACGCCTCGATTTGAAAGACGAGCACATTCGCAAGGCCGTCGAAGCGGGGGTGAAGCTCGTCATCGACTCGGACGCGCATCATGTCGGCCATTTTCGGGTCTTGGCTTATGGCATTGCGCAAGCGCGGCGCGGCTGGGCGCAGCGCGAGGACATCCTGAACACGCTCCCGTGCGAGGAGTTCCTGGCCCATTTGAAAGATGGGCGGCAGCGGCGTCGCCGACTATGA
- a CDS encoding 4-coumarate--CoA ligase family protein produces the protein MIVRGPYPEITIPEVPLTSFVLEQAERRGEKPALIDGPTGRAVSYRELAESVRRVAAGLWARGFRKGDVLAIYSPNLPEYAIAFHAVALIGGINATVNPLYTTEEVATQLRDAGAKYLLTVPPLVEKAQEAARQAGVEDVFVIGEDSWRDLFGDADRVPEVSISPREDVVALPASSGTTGLPKGVMLTHYNLVANIRQVDVAFREVREEDVIIGVLPFFHSYGLLVLMNFMLCKGTTIVTMPRFELEVFLQTLQDYGVTRAYLVPPIILALAKHPVVDRYDLSKLRVIMSGAAPLGESVARACAERLGCLVLQGYGLTEASPVTHANPEDPARVKLASIGPPIPNTECQIVDPETGTPLGVGQLGELWIRGPQVMKGYWKRPEETARTITADGWLRTGDIGYVDEDGYFYVVDRIKELIKYKGLQIAPAELEAVLLSHPAVADAAVIPSPDEEAGEVPKAFIVLKAEASAEELMAYVAERVAPYKKIRRVEFVEQIPRSASGKILRRVLIERERGGSA, from the coding sequence ATGATCGTACGAGGGCCATATCCGGAGATCACGATTCCCGAAGTGCCACTCACGTCGTTTGTGCTCGAGCAAGCGGAGCGGCGGGGGGAGAAGCCAGCGCTCATTGACGGACCGACCGGACGCGCGGTGAGCTATCGCGAGTTGGCCGAGTCGGTGCGGCGCGTGGCTGCCGGCTTATGGGCGCGCGGCTTCCGCAAAGGTGATGTGTTGGCCATCTACAGCCCAAATCTCCCCGAATACGCCATCGCGTTTCACGCCGTCGCGTTAATCGGCGGGATCAACGCGACGGTGAATCCGCTTTACACGACGGAGGAGGTGGCGACGCAACTTCGAGATGCGGGGGCGAAGTACTTGCTGACCGTCCCGCCGCTTGTGGAGAAAGCGCAGGAAGCGGCCCGTCAGGCAGGTGTTGAAGACGTTTTCGTCATCGGTGAGGACTCGTGGCGCGATCTGTTCGGGGATGCTGATCGCGTGCCAGAGGTCTCGATCTCCCCTCGCGAAGACGTCGTGGCCTTGCCCGCCTCCAGTGGGACGACGGGCTTGCCCAAAGGCGTCATGCTCACGCACTACAACTTGGTCGCCAATATCCGTCAGGTGGACGTCGCCTTTCGGGAAGTGCGAGAGGAGGATGTCATCATCGGCGTGCTTCCCTTCTTTCACAGCTACGGCCTGCTGGTCCTCATGAACTTCATGCTCTGCAAGGGGACGACGATCGTGACGATGCCGCGGTTCGAGCTGGAAGTGTTCTTGCAAACGCTCCAGGATTATGGGGTGACGCGCGCTTATTTGGTGCCGCCGATCATTCTGGCGTTGGCCAAGCACCCGGTGGTGGATCGGTACGATCTCTCGAAGCTGCGGGTCATCATGTCGGGGGCCGCGCCCTTGGGCGAATCCGTCGCGCGAGCATGTGCGGAGCGATTGGGATGTCTCGTGCTGCAAGGCTATGGGTTGACAGAGGCGAGCCCGGTGACCCATGCCAATCCCGAGGATCCGGCGCGGGTCAAATTGGCTTCGATTGGTCCACCCATTCCCAACACGGAATGTCAGATCGTGGATCCGGAGACGGGAACGCCGTTAGGCGTCGGTCAATTGGGGGAGTTGTGGATTCGAGGCCCACAGGTGATGAAGGGCTATTGGAAGCGCCCGGAAGAGACGGCGCGTACGATCACGGCGGACGGGTGGCTGCGCACCGGCGACATCGGCTACGTGGATGAGGACGGGTATTTCTACGTCGTGGACCGGATCAAGGAGCTGATCAAGTATAAGGGCTTGCAGATCGCACCAGCCGAGCTTGAGGCGGTATTGCTCTCGCATCCGGCGGTCGCTGATGCCGCTGTCATTCCCAGCCCTGACGAAGAAGCCGGAGAAGTGCCGAAGGCCTTCATTGTGCTGAAGGCTGAGGCTTCGGCGGAGGAGCTGATGGCCTACGTGGCCGAGCGCGTGGCGCCGTACAAGAAGATTCGTCGCGTGGAGTTCGTAGAGCAAATCCCGCGCTCAGCGTCAGGGAAGATCCTGCGCCGCGTGCTCATCGAGCGAGAGCGAGGGGGATCGGCATGA
- a CDS encoding bifunctional oligoribonuclease/PAP phosphatase NrnA: MHVLHMLSQVVELIEAKHCFAITSHARPDGDGLGSSLALMHILESLGKDVTVGMRDPIPRAYRELPGADRILQITRFDKRYDAVFVIECSDVDRPGLLDLEEQFLVNIDHHATTELFGDINWIDSTASAVGEMIYNLCKALGVRVTPAIASCVYAAILADTGSFQFPNTTERTFKIARELVAHGANPSEIARLLFYNHPFGKMKLTGLVLSTLQRDETGRIAWMVMTQEMLRQAGACEEDSEGIVNYPLAIEGVEVVAFFKEIAPGIYRTSLRSKGTVNVSKIASAFGGGGHRNASGCALEGPLPEVERRVIRKLQEALSILPALT, encoded by the coding sequence TTGCATGTCTTGCATATGCTCAGTCAGGTCGTCGAGTTGATCGAAGCGAAGCACTGTTTCGCCATCACCTCGCACGCGCGGCCAGATGGAGATGGGCTCGGTTCCTCGCTCGCCCTCATGCACATTCTGGAGAGCTTGGGCAAGGACGTCACCGTCGGCATGCGCGATCCGATCCCGCGCGCCTATCGGGAGCTGCCGGGGGCGGATCGCATCCTTCAGATCACCCGCTTCGACAAACGCTATGATGCTGTCTTCGTCATCGAGTGCAGCGATGTGGATCGGCCCGGCTTGCTCGATCTGGAGGAGCAGTTCCTGGTGAACATTGACCATCACGCGACGACGGAGCTGTTCGGCGACATCAACTGGATTGACTCGACGGCTTCGGCGGTCGGCGAGATGATCTACAATCTCTGCAAAGCGCTCGGCGTGCGCGTGACGCCGGCGATCGCCTCGTGCGTGTACGCGGCCATTTTGGCCGATACGGGCTCGTTTCAATTCCCCAACACGACGGAGCGCACGTTCAAGATCGCGCGCGAGCTGGTCGCGCACGGCGCGAATCCATCGGAGATCGCGCGCTTGCTTTTCTACAATCACCCCTTCGGCAAAATGAAGCTCACGGGATTGGTCCTCTCGACCCTGCAGCGGGATGAGACCGGGCGGATCGCCTGGATGGTGATGACGCAGGAGATGTTGCGGCAGGCCGGAGCCTGCGAAGAGGACAGCGAGGGTATCGTGAATTATCCCCTCGCGATCGAAGGCGTCGAGGTCGTCGCCTTCTTCAAGGAGATCGCTCCGGGCATCTATCGCACGTCCTTGCGCTCGAAGGGAACGGTCAACGTCTCGAAGATCGCGAGCGCTTTCGGTGGTGGGGGGCATCGCAACGCCTCCGGATGCGCGCTGGAAGGGCCCTTGCCGGAAGTCGAACGCCGCGTCATTCGGAAGTTGCAGGAAGCGCTCTCGATTCTCCCCGCGCTCACATGA
- a CDS encoding archease has protein sequence MSAGFEILDHTADIGVRAWGRTPEEMFAQAVRALFHLMYDPATIAPRLTRELEVRAEGYEYLLVDLFNEILYLFDAEKLAFADVVVEALSSEHVRVRLTGEAFDPTRHEGRIYVKAATLHQLKVESRDGLWIAEVYLDI, from the coding sequence ATGAGCGCCGGATTCGAGATCCTCGATCACACGGCTGACATCGGCGTGCGCGCGTGGGGTCGAACTCCGGAAGAGATGTTCGCACAAGCTGTGCGCGCGCTCTTCCATCTCATGTATGATCCCGCGACGATCGCGCCGCGCTTGACCCGCGAGCTGGAAGTCCGCGCTGAGGGCTACGAGTATTTGCTCGTGGACCTCTTCAACGAGATCCTCTACCTCTTCGACGCCGAGAAGCTGGCCTTCGCCGATGTCGTTGTTGAGGCGCTCTCCTCAGAACACGTCCGCGTTCGCCTCACTGGAGAAGCGTTCGATCCCACCCGACACGAGGGACGGATTTACGTCAAAGCGGCGACCCTCCACCAATTGAAGGTCGAATCCCGAGACGGTCTGTGGATCGCCGAAGTGTACCTGGACATCTGA
- a CDS encoding YCF48-related protein — MRRLGLGVFLWVALAHPTSAEPWELRRLGFTQNFNAIHFPTKDHGWIVGDEGLILHTADRGVSWQVQTSSVRTNLNDVFFINKRRGWIVGDGGVILTTTDGGQRWASVASVVEQDLYSVWFHDEKRGWIVGADGIILFTDDGGRSWMHQISGTDEYLYHLHFENERIGWVVGSRGTILHTENGGRNWVKRSSGTQSDLFRVYFRDKRRGWITGSGGLILHTTDGGKTWVPIPSGTEKILLGLTFRKKEGWIVGWDGTILHSTDEGKTWTRVPVPTNERIYAIAMRDDREGFAIGRRGLLLVYRRR; from the coding sequence ATGCGAAGGCTTGGGCTTGGGGTCTTCCTGTGGGTTGCGCTCGCGCATCCGACTTCGGCGGAGCCTTGGGAGCTTCGACGGCTGGGCTTCACGCAAAATTTCAATGCCATTCACTTCCCGACGAAGGACCACGGATGGATCGTCGGCGATGAGGGGCTGATCCTGCACACGGCGGATCGCGGCGTGAGCTGGCAAGTCCAAACGTCCAGCGTGCGCACGAATTTGAACGACGTCTTCTTCATCAATAAGCGGCGCGGGTGGATCGTTGGCGATGGGGGCGTGATTCTCACGACGACCGATGGGGGACAACGTTGGGCCTCGGTCGCCAGCGTCGTCGAGCAGGATCTCTACAGCGTTTGGTTCCACGACGAGAAGCGGGGGTGGATCGTGGGCGCCGATGGCATCATCCTCTTCACCGATGATGGGGGACGCAGTTGGATGCATCAGATCAGCGGCACGGACGAATACCTCTATCACCTCCATTTCGAGAACGAGCGGATCGGTTGGGTGGTGGGCTCGCGCGGGACGATTCTCCACACGGAGAACGGGGGGCGAAACTGGGTGAAGCGTTCCAGCGGGACGCAGAGCGATCTCTTCCGCGTCTACTTCCGGGATAAGAGGCGGGGATGGATCACGGGCTCAGGCGGATTGATCTTGCACACGACCGATGGGGGGAAGACCTGGGTGCCCATACCGAGCGGCACCGAGAAGATCCTGCTTGGCCTCACCTTTCGCAAGAAGGAGGGTTGGATCGTCGGATGGGATGGGACGATCTTGCATTCCACGGATGAGGGGAAGACGTGGACGCGCGTGCCCGTCCCCACGAACGAGCGCATCTACGCCATCGCGATGCGCGACGATCGGGAGGGATTTGCCATCGGACGGCGAGGCTTGCTGCTCGTCTATCGCCGTCGGTGA
- a CDS encoding 3'-5' exonuclease: protein MASARARKHSISIAIGSSEHSRAVVRSYATLVLAMTAAHAPSDVAIRERILALLKARGRAIPLHVFGREVFCFRTVPAAFMRQMMRRLFADDPHLILRDDDWVELRPPASPQDALPPEACADCSLEETEYVVLDVETTGLRPTANRVIEVAAFRVAARDGRTRILDEFVTLVNPEQPLPPTIVRLTGITPAMVARAPRFCEIADQLLAFVGSRVLVAHNARFDLAFLDAEFQRACALSLRPPHLCTLALSRRLFPELPNHRLPTVAQYMGLEMPTWHRARSDAWTTAHLFLRLLTPLQERGVYTLSDAMRFQAMRRNPKCIRR from the coding sequence GTGGCGTCGGCGCGTGCGCGTAAGCATAGCATCTCGATCGCCATCGGTTCAAGCGAGCACTCTCGCGCCGTCGTCCGAAGCTATGCTACACTCGTTCTCGCTATGACCGCCGCCCATGCGCCGAGCGACGTGGCGATTCGCGAGCGCATCCTCGCGCTCTTAAAAGCGCGCGGTCGAGCGATCCCACTGCACGTGTTCGGACGCGAAGTCTTTTGCTTTCGGACCGTCCCCGCCGCGTTCATGCGCCAGATGATGCGTCGCCTCTTCGCGGACGATCCCCATCTGATCCTGCGGGATGACGATTGGGTGGAGCTGCGGCCACCGGCGAGCCCTCAAGACGCACTTCCGCCCGAGGCATGCGCGGACTGCTCGCTCGAGGAGACGGAGTACGTCGTCCTGGATGTCGAGACCACCGGGTTGCGACCGACGGCCAATCGTGTGATCGAGGTCGCCGCTTTCCGCGTCGCCGCCCGTGACGGTCGAACGCGCATTCTCGACGAGTTCGTGACGCTGGTGAATCCGGAGCAACCGCTTCCCCCGACGATCGTGCGGTTGACTGGGATCACGCCAGCGATGGTCGCTCGCGCCCCGCGCTTTTGCGAGATCGCCGACCAGTTGCTGGCGTTCGTCGGATCGCGCGTGTTGGTCGCCCACAACGCGCGCTTCGATCTGGCTTTTCTGGACGCCGAATTCCAAAGGGCCTGCGCGCTGTCGCTGAGGCCGCCGCACCTTTGCACGCTCGCGCTCAGCCGTCGGCTCTTCCCCGAATTGCCGAATCACCGGCTTCCGACCGTCGCTCAGTACATGGGCCTCGAGATGCCGACGTGGCATCGCGCGCGCTCCGATGCGTGGACCACCGCGCACCTCTTCCTCCGCTTGCTCACTCCATTGCAGGAGCGTGGCGTCTACACGCTCTCGGATGCGATGCGCTTCCAGGCCATGCGCCGAAATCCCAAATGCATCCGGAGGTGA
- a CDS encoding response regulator, producing MADVLLALTDLLFLTRLRAAAQSLGLTVERATTPDEVLERARREAPAAVILDLQAERLDPMRVIAEIKADATLRHIRTIGYVAHVRDDLKEHAHRAGCDLVLPRSAFVARLSELLAQIAADRTRARSAE from the coding sequence ATGGCCGACGTGTTGCTCGCCCTCACGGATTTGCTCTTTCTCACCCGCCTCCGGGCCGCGGCCCAATCCTTGGGGCTCACCGTGGAACGCGCGACGACGCCGGACGAAGTCCTCGAACGCGCGCGACGGGAGGCGCCCGCCGCGGTGATCCTCGATCTGCAAGCCGAACGATTGGACCCCATGCGCGTCATCGCCGAGATCAAAGCCGATGCGACGCTCCGTCACATTCGGACGATCGGCTACGTCGCCCATGTCCGCGACGATCTGAAAGAGCACGCGCATCGCGCCGGATGCGATCTCGTGCTCCCGCGCTCGGCTTTCGTCGCGCGCCTCTCGGAGTTACTTGCCCAAATCGCCGCCGATCGGACGCGCGCCCGTTCCGCCGAGTGA